One Alicyclobacillus acidoterrestris DNA window includes the following coding sequences:
- a CDS encoding GerAB/ArcD/ProY family transporter, which translates to MDRLRTTLSAYQTVSLVSSSYLPVMFWFFPAVAVDYAKFDAQWAVLGVALVGCFSAWIQGALNERFPDMVGTDAHQLVFGKWLGKLIIWMYVPPYILFLGLTLYFGINLFKYYFPATPQYAIGAMLIAVSWRGAWLGIETLGRVATVIFTLSATGMLAAFIALYMQADKHWMSHTVAQPTAVFEGVYHLFPLYFGLNLVIALSPYYKHRKNTSIWYPVLSTTLAGSMIFILFCAVVANLGWMPLTKLTYPVQMALQLLRPQGFLIERLGVVIIVLSVGLGSVFQSNHIWALSTVIARLMGQPDDRFRRFTGVIVICEYLIALSISNPAQARQMENYILSPFSWLLLIITPGIELLLAYVRGIKTGDGGGRTPNGKPPQGDRQYREMYKTRT; encoded by the coding sequence TTGGATAGACTTCGAACCACACTTTCCGCATATCAAACGGTATCTCTTGTGTCGTCGAGTTATCTCCCAGTCATGTTTTGGTTTTTTCCGGCTGTGGCCGTCGATTATGCAAAATTTGACGCGCAGTGGGCTGTGCTGGGCGTGGCGTTGGTTGGCTGTTTCTCCGCGTGGATACAGGGTGCACTGAATGAACGATTCCCAGACATGGTCGGCACCGATGCGCATCAGTTGGTATTTGGAAAATGGTTGGGGAAACTGATTATCTGGATGTATGTACCGCCTTATATTTTGTTCCTCGGGCTTACGCTATATTTTGGCATCAATTTGTTCAAATACTACTTCCCTGCCACTCCGCAGTATGCCATCGGGGCCATGTTAATCGCTGTTTCATGGCGAGGGGCGTGGCTTGGGATTGAAACATTGGGGCGTGTCGCCACCGTCATTTTTACGCTGTCAGCGACGGGCATGCTGGCTGCCTTTATCGCGCTCTACATGCAGGCAGACAAGCATTGGATGTCCCACACAGTGGCACAACCGACGGCCGTATTCGAGGGAGTTTATCATCTATTTCCCTTGTATTTTGGACTCAACCTGGTCATTGCGCTCAGTCCATATTACAAGCACCGAAAAAACACGTCGATTTGGTATCCTGTGTTGAGCACCACGCTAGCTGGCTCGATGATTTTCATCCTGTTTTGCGCGGTCGTCGCCAATTTGGGTTGGATGCCTTTGACCAAATTGACGTACCCGGTTCAAATGGCGTTGCAACTGTTGCGGCCACAAGGGTTTTTGATTGAACGCCTGGGTGTGGTCATTATCGTTTTGTCGGTTGGTCTCGGGTCAGTTTTCCAGAGTAACCATATCTGGGCACTGTCTACGGTCATTGCTCGATTGATGGGCCAACCAGATGACCGATTTCGGAGATTCACCGGTGTCATTGTCATTTGTGAGTATCTTATCGCACTGTCCATCTCCAACCCAGCGCAGGCAAGGCAAATGGAAAATTACATTTTGTCGCCATTTTCCTGGTTACTATTAATCATCACGCCAGGTATTGAGCTTCTGTTAGCTTATGTCCGTGGCATTAAAACAGGTGATGGTGGTGGACGTACCCCAAACGGTAAGCCGCCTCAAGGTGACCGCCAGTATCGGGAAATGTACAAGACGCGTACCTAG
- the yhbH gene encoding sporulation protein YhbH: MSNAYFSLQREDWSLHRKGQQDQDRHRDKVKQAIKDNLADIVSDESLIMSNGRQIVKVPIRSLEEYRIRYNFQKGRHAGTGQGDSQVGDVIAQGRPDKQQAGKGEGAGEQPGVDYTEANVSLEDIETLLFNELELPNLADKTPDQIVAESFEFRDVRKKGLSGNIDKKRTLLESIRRNARIGSGKAQILPDDLRYKTWEDVEEPDSNAVILAMMDLSGSMGLFEKYCARTFFFWMTRFLRTKYEHVHIRYIAHHTEAHEVSEEHFFTKGESGGTICSSVYDFALRMIEREYPPDRYNIYPIHFSDGDNLTSDNEKCVKLVRELSEKSQMLGYAEVNQYSRNSTMMSAFSKLDIPEFRKFVIRDKSEVYAALKHFFSRRDGVKSA; encoded by the coding sequence GTGTCGAACGCCTATTTTTCACTGCAAAGGGAAGATTGGTCCCTCCATCGCAAAGGACAACAAGATCAGGACAGACATCGCGACAAAGTGAAGCAAGCCATTAAGGACAATCTCGCCGACATCGTCAGTGACGAAAGCCTGATTATGAGCAATGGGCGGCAAATCGTCAAAGTGCCCATCCGCTCACTCGAGGAGTATCGGATTCGATACAACTTCCAGAAGGGGCGCCACGCGGGGACAGGGCAAGGAGATTCGCAGGTCGGGGACGTCATTGCGCAAGGCCGGCCAGATAAACAGCAGGCCGGCAAGGGAGAAGGCGCCGGCGAACAACCCGGCGTGGACTACACCGAAGCAAACGTCAGCCTAGAGGATATTGAAACGTTGTTGTTCAACGAGTTGGAACTCCCCAATCTCGCCGACAAGACCCCCGACCAAATTGTCGCCGAGAGTTTTGAGTTCCGCGATGTGCGCAAGAAAGGGTTGTCGGGAAACATCGATAAAAAGCGCACACTGCTGGAATCCATCCGGCGCAACGCCCGGATAGGTTCCGGAAAGGCGCAGATTTTGCCTGACGACTTGCGTTACAAGACTTGGGAGGACGTGGAGGAACCGGACTCCAACGCGGTGATTCTCGCGATGATGGACTTGTCGGGATCGATGGGGCTGTTTGAAAAGTACTGCGCCCGCACATTTTTCTTCTGGATGACCCGTTTCTTGCGCACAAAATATGAGCATGTTCACATTCGCTACATTGCGCATCACACGGAGGCGCATGAGGTATCAGAGGAGCACTTCTTCACCAAGGGGGAGAGCGGGGGAACGATTTGTTCCTCCGTGTACGATTTCGCGCTGCGGATGATTGAACGGGAATATCCGCCAGATAGGTACAACATTTATCCGATTCACTTTTCCGACGGCGACAACTTGACCTCCGACAATGAGAAGTGTGTGAAGTTAGTCCGTGAACTCAGCGAGAAATCCCAAATGTTGGGATATGCCGAAGTGAATCAGTATTCGAGAAACTCGACCATGATGAGTGCCTTCTCGAAACTCGATATCCCCGAGTTTCGGAAGTTTGTGATTCGCGATAAATCCGAGGTGTACGCCGCACTGAAACACTTCTTTTCGCGGCGCGATGGGGTGAAAAGCGCATGA
- a CDS encoding SpoVR family protein encodes MNNEEMAALEQSIEEMTQLARDFGLDFYPMRYEVCPSDVIYTFGAYGMPTRFSHWSFGKAFHRMKLEYDLGMSRIYELVINSDPCYAFLLDGNTLLQNKTVCAHVLAHCDFFKNNATFRYTSRDMVERMAASADRIRHYELKYGRQAVEELIDAGLALSEHVDASTDGRNARAKVKQQQYRSRHGEYDPVFHSVDHTRSPYDDLWSIGETAEAKQQKKPMVKARAAQKDIMLFVIEQSPVLEEWERDVLSILREEMLYFWPQMETKIMNEGWATYWHLRIMREMNLTDEEAVEFAKMHSGVVLPSRTSINPYHLGLAIWEDIEKRWNNPTEEERERHYREPGQGRAKMFEVREMENDVAFLRNYLTKQLIEDLDLYLYQKVGNDWRVVETDWEKVRDSLVASRVNGGIPVLYVEDGDYNRNGELFIKHEYEGVELDLKHLEKTMPYLYRVWGRNCHVQTVVEGRETIFSHDGKRTQRRFVKD; translated from the coding sequence ATGAACAACGAAGAGATGGCCGCGCTTGAACAAAGCATTGAAGAGATGACACAATTGGCCCGGGATTTCGGGCTCGATTTTTATCCGATGCGTTATGAGGTTTGTCCGTCGGATGTCATTTACACGTTTGGCGCCTATGGGATGCCGACGCGCTTTTCGCATTGGAGTTTTGGAAAGGCCTTCCATAGAATGAAGCTCGAGTACGATCTCGGCATGAGCCGAATTTATGAGTTGGTCATCAATTCTGACCCTTGCTACGCATTTTTGCTGGACGGCAACACGTTGCTGCAAAACAAGACGGTCTGCGCGCATGTGCTTGCACACTGCGATTTCTTTAAAAATAACGCCACGTTCCGCTACACCTCGCGCGATATGGTCGAGCGCATGGCGGCGAGTGCGGACCGCATTCGTCACTATGAACTCAAGTATGGCAGGCAGGCGGTAGAGGAGCTGATTGACGCAGGTCTCGCGCTGTCGGAGCACGTGGATGCCTCGACAGACGGTCGCAACGCCCGAGCGAAAGTGAAACAGCAGCAGTACCGCAGTCGCCACGGGGAGTACGACCCAGTGTTTCACTCCGTCGACCATACCCGTTCGCCGTACGACGACTTGTGGTCGATTGGTGAAACCGCGGAAGCGAAGCAGCAGAAAAAGCCGATGGTCAAGGCCCGGGCCGCCCAAAAGGATATCATGCTCTTTGTCATTGAGCAGAGTCCCGTGCTTGAGGAATGGGAGCGCGACGTGCTCTCGATTCTGCGTGAAGAAATGTTGTACTTCTGGCCGCAGATGGAGACGAAGATCATGAACGAGGGTTGGGCCACTTACTGGCATTTGCGCATTATGCGCGAGATGAACCTCACCGACGAGGAGGCTGTGGAGTTCGCTAAGATGCACTCCGGCGTCGTGTTGCCGTCGCGGACTTCCATTAATCCGTACCACCTGGGGCTGGCGATTTGGGAGGATATTGAGAAGCGGTGGAACAATCCGACAGAGGAAGAACGCGAACGCCATTATCGAGAACCTGGGCAAGGCCGCGCCAAAATGTTTGAAGTACGCGAGATGGAGAACGACGTTGCGTTTTTGCGCAACTACTTGACCAAGCAATTGATTGAAGATCTCGACTTGTACCTCTATCAAAAAGTCGGGAATGACTGGCGGGTCGTCGAAACCGACTGGGAGAAGGTGCGCGATTCGCTCGTCGCATCGCGCGTCAATGGCGGGATTCCTGTCCTTTACGTCGAGGACGGCGACTACAATCGAAATGGTGAGTTATTTATCAAACATGAGTACGAAGGTGTCGAACTCGACCTGAAACACCTGGAGAAAACCATGCCTTATCTATACCGGGTGTGGGGGCGCAATTGCCACGTGCAGACAGTTGTCGAAGGGCGAGAGACGATTTTTTCACACGATGGGAAGCGGACGCAGCGCCGCTTTGTCAAGGATTAA
- a CDS encoding DUF2935 domain-containing protein, whose amino-acid sequence MSISVWQEHRFWVDILLDHAQFVHDNLSPSETKWVNTASQFIVSFQSLSDELSTLHPALPESSGEMIEFAKKVHPVAYNYYRFEGHLQKLRISNDVNLNLSPTYLAGTTDENQEYLRLLSYYTKGQSAPMLSLPQLLDLWLFDQSGHGTLLADVLDPIEISLLKEVRGYVDVFLVDLATNIVLKHYLKFTPPGFPFEKRFIRRVAENVVRFYRFVEETVHRYKQDEALNRTTLRFLEHHFPESCYFLTKLAYYDPGIYAIPHCPIQVHRE is encoded by the coding sequence ATGTCTATTTCCGTATGGCAAGAACATCGGTTTTGGGTGGACATATTGTTAGATCATGCGCAATTCGTGCATGACAACCTGTCACCGTCGGAGACGAAGTGGGTAAATACGGCATCCCAGTTTATCGTGAGCTTTCAGTCGCTTTCCGATGAACTCAGCACATTACACCCCGCCTTACCCGAGTCTTCGGGTGAAATGATCGAATTTGCTAAGAAAGTGCACCCAGTTGCCTACAATTATTATCGCTTCGAGGGTCATCTTCAAAAATTGCGAATCAGCAATGACGTGAACCTCAACCTCAGTCCCACGTATCTCGCCGGAACAACCGATGAGAATCAGGAGTATCTTCGCCTCTTGTCGTACTACACCAAGGGCCAATCCGCGCCTATGTTGAGTCTTCCTCAGTTACTAGATCTCTGGTTATTTGACCAATCTGGTCATGGTACCTTGTTGGCAGACGTGTTAGATCCAATCGAAATATCTTTATTAAAAGAGGTCAGAGGCTACGTAGACGTATTCCTCGTTGACCTTGCAACCAATATCGTTCTGAAACACTATTTGAAGTTTACACCGCCCGGATTTCCGTTTGAGAAACGATTCATTCGAAGAGTAGCGGAAAACGTTGTTCGGTTTTACAGGTTCGTTGAGGAAACCGTTCACCGTTATAAACAAGACGAAGCATTGAATAGAACGACGCTTCGCTTTCTCGAGCACCATTTCCCCGAGTCGTGTTATTTTTTAACGAAACTCGCTTACTATGATCCTGGAATCTACGCCATACCACACTGTCCTATCCAAGTCCATCGTGAATAG
- a CDS encoding GerAB/ArcD/ProY family transporter, with product MTAGRMQISGRQIFWIIVCAETSPMESVLLTPLFQTAKQDAWISMAVGGLAGLLITFLIMRTSLLYPKQTIVEYAQTILGKWFGKLFVIPYLVMALLGLGVILRQFGDFIHMALFELTPLWAVVLGFLLMCMYLTYAGGIEGIGRSAEIIGPIVIFAVLIVKVLNFSSLDVHLVQPIYWDSGWKQILLGSLATMSFVGESVVMLVLVPFVSQPNRCMSYTMWGQAISFVLVTGSVFLVTSIFGPNLAGRLLYPAFEMAGFISIADFLQNVESVVVVLWIFGYFIEVSVFLFVTCYSLGQWLHLKDWRKSIWPVAAILFILAVIPKTLSTATIEAPRMKWTLIGIFINIVIIPLLIYIVGYCQRKFKTSVKMS from the coding sequence ATGACAGCAGGTCGAATGCAGATTTCAGGTCGGCAAATCTTTTGGATAATCGTATGTGCGGAAACATCGCCCATGGAATCCGTGCTCTTAACCCCTTTATTTCAGACTGCAAAACAGGATGCTTGGATTTCTATGGCTGTAGGTGGCTTAGCCGGACTGCTGATCACTTTTCTGATCATGCGAACGTCCCTGTTGTATCCTAAGCAAACCATTGTCGAGTACGCTCAAACCATTCTGGGCAAATGGTTCGGTAAGCTGTTCGTCATCCCGTATCTAGTGATGGCACTTCTGGGACTCGGCGTCATCCTTCGACAATTTGGCGACTTCATACATATGGCTTTGTTTGAGCTAACCCCTCTATGGGCAGTCGTTCTAGGTTTTTTGCTCATGTGTATGTACTTAACCTATGCAGGAGGCATTGAGGGCATTGGAAGGTCTGCGGAAATCATTGGACCAATCGTCATTTTCGCCGTGTTAATTGTGAAGGTACTCAATTTCAGCTCACTGGACGTTCACCTGGTACAGCCCATTTATTGGGATAGCGGATGGAAACAGATTCTTCTCGGCAGTCTCGCCACGATGTCATTTGTCGGTGAGTCCGTGGTGATGCTGGTTTTAGTTCCGTTCGTGTCACAGCCAAATCGTTGTATGTCGTATACCATGTGGGGACAAGCCATCTCTTTTGTCCTTGTGACAGGTTCCGTATTCCTCGTCACGTCAATTTTCGGCCCCAATCTAGCAGGACGGCTGTTGTACCCTGCATTCGAGATGGCCGGGTTTATATCAATCGCCGACTTTTTGCAAAATGTTGAATCTGTTGTCGTAGTCCTATGGATATTTGGCTATTTTATCGAAGTATCTGTTTTTCTGTTCGTTACATGTTACAGCCTAGGTCAATGGCTTCATTTAAAAGACTGGCGCAAATCAATTTGGCCAGTGGCCGCAATCCTGTTTATCTTGGCAGTCATACCAAAGACACTGAGCACAGCAACCATTGAAGCACCCAGAATGAAATGGACGTTGATTGGAATTTTTATCAATATTGTGATTATCCCCCTGTTGATTTACATCGTTGGATATTGCCAACGGAAATTTAAAACAAGTGTTAAAATGTCTTAA
- a CDS encoding Ger(x)C family spore germination protein, whose amino-acid sequence MRTFQKALFYSGMILFCMIFVTGCWDKHELNDRAIIMGVGLDQGDDDSVIISMQIARPSGLGTNEQPENETGAFEYVESTGKNWMDAAQHSSFQISRYRFFGQRRVIFIGEKLARRGLKNTLDEFSRYTQVRLRTDMIVIQGGEARDQLKKSRPFERVPVLSDIKLHTAIGGKSGDTTFRDFLMDVLSDGASPTLVSMNGNQVTGRAVFNSDLQLVGYLTMDEAINRLWITGGLKQYVYTFRVPQFNGLVSLQTSKFKRDITTKISGNKAQIHIALSAVADLQENDSSVDMYETHHLQTVQQAFNHYLQKSMTDMVKRTQTEYGIDVLQLGEVIHRQHPIQWKDMKSDWNCHGYKNAQITVSVHTTIKRAGLTTLPLQLNEGDQ is encoded by the coding sequence ATGCGCACATTCCAAAAGGCCCTGTTTTACTCAGGAATGATCCTGTTCTGTATGATATTTGTTACGGGTTGTTGGGATAAGCATGAATTAAACGACAGAGCTATCATCATGGGGGTTGGACTCGATCAGGGTGACGACGATTCCGTGATTATTAGCATGCAAATTGCTCGCCCTTCCGGTCTTGGAACCAATGAACAACCAGAAAATGAAACAGGTGCTTTTGAATATGTGGAATCAACAGGTAAAAATTGGATGGACGCAGCACAACATTCATCCTTTCAAATATCACGATATCGGTTTTTCGGTCAAAGACGAGTCATTTTTATTGGAGAAAAATTGGCCAGACGCGGTTTGAAAAACACACTCGACGAATTTTCCAGATATACCCAAGTTAGATTACGGACAGACATGATTGTGATTCAAGGGGGCGAAGCCCGAGACCAACTGAAGAAGTCTCGCCCGTTTGAACGTGTGCCTGTCCTATCGGATATCAAATTGCATACGGCCATTGGTGGAAAATCCGGTGACACGACGTTTCGCGACTTCCTAATGGATGTGCTAAGTGATGGGGCTTCGCCGACGCTGGTCAGTATGAACGGTAATCAGGTCACAGGTCGCGCCGTATTCAATTCTGATTTGCAACTTGTGGGATATCTGACGATGGATGAGGCCATCAATCGACTGTGGATCACAGGCGGTCTCAAGCAATATGTCTATACCTTTCGGGTTCCTCAATTCAACGGCCTGGTATCGCTTCAAACCAGTAAATTCAAGCGCGACATCACGACCAAAATATCCGGTAACAAAGCACAAATACACATCGCATTATCGGCCGTAGCGGACTTACAGGAGAATGATTCGTCCGTAGATATGTACGAGACGCATCATCTGCAAACGGTTCAACAGGCGTTCAATCACTATTTACAAAAATCCATGACAGACATGGTGAAAAGAACACAAACAGAGTATGGAATAGATGTACTCCAACTTGGAGAAGTTATTCATCGTCAACACCCTATTCAATGGAAAGATATGAAAAGCGACTGGAACTGTCATGGATATAAAAACGCGCAAATTACCGTCAGCGTACACACAACCATTAAACGGGCTGGGTTAACGACACTTCCTCTTCAGTTGAACGAAGGAGACCAATAG
- a CDS encoding spore germination protein, which yields MFRKSQKTNHNWTARLDHLERKRNVPRNIPNDVLQRSVSTNEQMLRSVFDKCSDVVFHSIKVKGRTDIVVVYIDGLIDIQNFEDMVLKPILYEGPPQGLGRTKRIGQLIEDNLIAIVGSKTVSRTDELIHEILDANLALLLDGEREGLILHLKSVPARAIQEPKTEPGIRGPQEGFTESIRTNTAMLRKIIKSTELKFESVIIGELSRTDVLITYLSHLVNTSVLNEVRSRVQRIQIDAVVDSAYIEELIEDAPFSPFPMVQNTERPDVVIANLLEGKVAILVDGSPFVLLAPQTFWGALQASEDYYDRFIYVSFIRVLRFGLLWISLLLPSIYVALTTFHPQLMPTNLLLSFVAARELSPFPAVVEALLMEVMFEALREAGIRLPRAVGSAVSIVGALVIGQAAVQAGIISAPMVIVVSTTGIASFALPRYQFGTSFRLLRFPMLLLAGTLGFYGIALGLMAMMTHLVTLRSFGIPYWGSLEFSVFGNLKDTIFRFPIWMRNKRPNILMEKDSTRTPVGQKPSPKR from the coding sequence GTGTTTCGGAAGTCACAGAAGACGAATCACAATTGGACCGCCAGGCTTGACCATCTGGAACGCAAACGCAATGTCCCGCGGAACATCCCAAATGATGTTCTCCAACGCAGCGTCAGCACCAATGAGCAAATGTTAAGAAGCGTATTCGACAAATGTTCGGATGTCGTATTCCATTCCATCAAAGTGAAGGGACGCACCGACATCGTTGTCGTTTACATCGATGGGTTAATTGATATTCAGAACTTTGAAGACATGGTTTTAAAACCGATACTTTACGAAGGCCCCCCTCAAGGGTTGGGAAGAACGAAGCGAATTGGGCAATTGATTGAGGATAATCTGATTGCAATTGTCGGTTCGAAGACAGTTAGCCGAACAGATGAACTGATTCACGAAATACTTGACGCCAATTTGGCCCTATTACTTGACGGCGAACGTGAAGGTTTAATACTCCACCTGAAAAGCGTACCCGCCCGTGCCATTCAGGAACCGAAGACCGAGCCAGGAATCCGTGGCCCACAAGAAGGTTTTACAGAGTCGATTCGAACCAACACAGCGATGCTCCGCAAGATTATTAAAAGCACTGAATTAAAATTTGAATCCGTAATCATTGGGGAATTATCCCGTACAGATGTTCTAATTACCTACCTGAGCCATCTCGTCAATACTTCCGTATTAAACGAGGTTCGTAGCCGAGTTCAAAGAATCCAAATTGATGCTGTCGTCGATTCGGCTTATATTGAGGAACTGATTGAAGATGCGCCATTCTCTCCCTTCCCAATGGTCCAAAATACGGAGAGACCTGACGTGGTCATCGCAAATCTCCTCGAAGGAAAAGTGGCGATTCTGGTGGATGGAAGTCCATTTGTATTACTCGCACCTCAAACGTTTTGGGGGGCACTGCAGGCTTCAGAGGATTACTATGACCGATTTATATACGTGTCGTTTATTCGCGTACTACGCTTTGGTCTCCTATGGATTTCCTTGCTCCTTCCATCCATTTACGTTGCACTGACTACTTTTCATCCACAGCTAATGCCAACAAATTTATTATTAAGTTTTGTTGCGGCTCGCGAGCTAAGCCCATTTCCTGCCGTAGTTGAGGCCTTATTGATGGAAGTCATGTTTGAGGCACTACGAGAGGCCGGCATTCGACTGCCGCGTGCCGTGGGTTCAGCGGTCAGTATCGTAGGCGCATTGGTCATCGGACAAGCCGCGGTTCAAGCCGGCATCATTTCCGCGCCAATGGTCATTGTTGTTTCAACAACTGGAATCGCTTCTTTTGCACTGCCTCGATATCAATTCGGCACTTCATTCAGACTGTTGCGCTTCCCTATGCTGTTACTAGCTGGGACACTCGGCTTTTACGGTATAGCCCTCGGCTTAATGGCGATGATGACGCATCTCGTTACGTTGCGGTCCTTTGGAATTCCTTATTGGGGTTCGCTTGAGTTCTCTGTCTTCGGGAATCTAAAAGACACGATTTTTCGTTTTCCAATCTGGATGCGGAACAAACGACCTAACATACTCATGGAGAAAGATTCAACCCGTACTCCAGTTGGACAGAAACCTTCTCCGAAGAGGTAG
- a CDS encoding purine-cytosine permease family protein, which produces MAQPSQAVYGDKIMTVEPFSVEQVPQQERHGNSFSQFTLWLGSNLTIADYALGFLPVSLGMSWIWAIIAILIGNLIGALVVGLCSAMGPAYGLPQLIITRTTFGRVGGYLPGLLNFVSTIGWFTVNNILGSFGLHALIPGLPFALASIILVLVQGIVAMLGHNFIHAYERTMSILLGIVFAIVTVISLVHWGTLSAYHPVHHPVGLSIMVIVAAAFSYLGSWGPYASDYSRYLRRDISKARVGLAAATGSFIASVWLEIVGMFVAVLAAGHSANSIDALHSAMGGFGAVATVAIILGGTAADAINLYSNSLSLRALDVNIPRWLIVVFASLVGLILSLLGRGQFESNFDNFLLLIGYWITPWMGVLFADFYVKNRRQAAPTQVKSIHWPGLISFIVGIGVSVPFMNSTLYEGPIAVACHGLDLAFYIGFAVAFTLYLALKRSPQFD; this is translated from the coding sequence ATGGCACAACCATCACAAGCGGTATACGGCGACAAAATCATGACGGTCGAGCCGTTCAGCGTCGAACAAGTCCCGCAACAAGAGCGGCACGGCAACTCGTTCAGTCAATTTACGCTGTGGCTCGGCAGCAACCTGACCATCGCCGACTATGCACTTGGTTTTCTTCCAGTTTCCCTCGGCATGTCGTGGATTTGGGCAATCATCGCGATTCTTATCGGCAACCTCATCGGAGCACTCGTCGTCGGCTTATGCTCAGCCATGGGGCCCGCTTACGGACTGCCACAACTCATCATTACGCGAACCACGTTCGGACGCGTTGGCGGGTACTTACCCGGTTTACTGAACTTCGTGAGCACCATCGGCTGGTTCACGGTCAATAACATACTCGGTTCATTTGGCCTGCACGCCCTGATCCCAGGATTGCCCTTCGCTTTGGCCTCCATCATTCTGGTACTGGTGCAAGGCATTGTCGCGATGCTGGGCCACAATTTCATTCACGCTTACGAACGCACGATGTCGATACTACTGGGCATCGTCTTTGCTATCGTGACGGTCATCAGCCTCGTGCATTGGGGTACGCTCAGCGCGTATCACCCCGTACACCATCCAGTTGGCCTCTCCATCATGGTCATCGTGGCAGCAGCGTTCTCCTACCTCGGTAGCTGGGGCCCATACGCCTCCGACTACAGCCGTTACTTGCGCCGCGATATCAGCAAGGCCCGCGTTGGGTTGGCGGCAGCGACCGGATCTTTTATCGCATCTGTTTGGCTGGAGATTGTCGGCATGTTCGTCGCGGTTCTCGCAGCGGGTCACAGCGCCAATTCAATCGATGCGCTCCACAGTGCAATGGGGGGATTTGGCGCCGTGGCGACAGTCGCTATCATCCTCGGCGGCACAGCGGCAGACGCCATTAACCTGTACTCGAATTCCCTATCGCTGCGCGCACTCGACGTGAACATTCCACGGTGGTTGATTGTCGTCTTTGCGAGTCTTGTCGGCCTCATCCTAAGCCTGCTCGGACGCGGCCAATTCGAATCCAACTTCGACAACTTCCTTTTGCTCATCGGCTATTGGATCACGCCCTGGATGGGCGTCTTATTCGCCGACTTCTACGTAAAGAACCGCCGCCAAGCGGCGCCCACCCAAGTGAAGTCCATTCACTGGCCTGGACTCATCAGCTTTATCGTCGGCATCGGCGTGTCTGTCCCATTCATGAACAGCACCCTATATGAAGGTCCAATTGCCGTCGCGTGCCACGGATTAGACCTCGCCTTCTACATTGGCTTTGCAGTCGCCTTCACACTGTACTTGGCGCTGAAACGCTCACCACAATTCGACTAA
- a CDS encoding transcription repressor NadR translates to MNEMSNRQEELLRALQQTTKPLSGQFLAKQFGVTRQVVVHDIALLRALGHRILATPKGYLIESTASKQTAVIAVSHTPEQTPVELNTFVDCGIKVINVRVEHSVYGEIVGNLYLSSRRDVEHFLAKIEAEKAPFLSTLTGGVHYHQVEFDHADQLTDAISRLRAAGIEVID, encoded by the coding sequence ATGAACGAAATGTCCAATCGGCAAGAGGAATTACTGCGCGCACTGCAACAAACCACCAAACCGCTCTCCGGACAATTCCTGGCGAAGCAATTTGGCGTGACCCGTCAAGTTGTCGTTCACGACATCGCGCTCCTGCGCGCACTGGGGCACCGAATCCTCGCAACGCCGAAAGGGTACCTCATCGAGTCGACCGCCAGTAAACAAACCGCGGTCATCGCAGTTTCCCATACACCTGAGCAAACACCCGTGGAACTCAACACATTCGTCGATTGCGGAATCAAAGTCATCAATGTCCGTGTTGAGCACAGCGTGTACGGAGAGATTGTAGGCAACCTGTACTTGTCGTCGCGGCGTGACGTCGAACATTTTCTCGCCAAAATCGAGGCAGAAAAAGCCCCATTTTTATCTACATTGACAGGCGGTGTGCATTACCACCAAGTCGAGTTCGATCACGCTGATCAACTCACCGACGCCATTTCACGCCTTCGTGCAGCGGGGATTGAAGTGATCGATTAA